A region of the Geomonas subterranea genome:
TCGAATTCAATCCGGGCGGCGGCGAAAGCGGCTTGCAGGATGGCGAGGGTCTGCTCGAGAATGGCTCCCGCCAGGAATTTCTGCTTGTTCTTTTCCGGCCCGAAGAAGTTGCGGAAGCCGTCGATGGTCTGGGACATGTAGTTGATGACCTGCATGGCACGGTCGACGCTGCTTTCCAGGTACTGCTTGGTGAACAGCCCCTGCTCATAGTAACTGGGCAGCTCCTGGACGATGAGGCCTAACGTATTCAGCGGCTGACGCCATTGGTGCGCGATGTTGCCGATCATCTCGCCCATCGCCGCCAGCCGTCCCTGCCGGATCAAAAGCTGCTCCTGGCGGCGCAACTCTTCAACGGCCCGGACCCGTTCGGTCATCTCCTCCCTGAGAGCCTCTTGCGCCAACACGGCATCGGTGATGTTAAGGCAGGCGCCGATCAGCCTCGCGGGGGCCCCGTACTCGTCGTAGGAGACCCGGGCGCGCATGCTCAGCCAGTGTACCTTGCCGTCGGGCCTGATCACGCGGTACTCGGCGCTGTAGAGCCCGGCGCCGTCGGTGCTGCGGGCATCCTTCACGATCTGCTCCAGCCGGTCGCGGTCCTCCGGGTGCACCGCCTGCAGCACACCTGCGAGGTCTACGGGTGACTCGGCGCCCAGACCGTAATGCTGCTTGGCTATGGGGGACCAGTCACCTTTGCCGCTCTGCAGGTCGACGTCGAAGATGCCCAGGCCGGTGGCCTCGATGGCGAGTTTGAGTCGTGTTTCGCTCTGCTTGAGCGCCTGCTCCGTCCGTTTCAGGTCGGTGAGATCTACCGCGAAACCGATCCCCTCCGCGGCCGATTCCGCCATCCGGGCGATGGCCGTCAGGGCCGCGACCCTTTCCTTGGTATCCTGCTTGATGAAGACCTTCTCGTAGGTCCTGCTGATGCCGCGGGTGATGGTTTCGTCCATCGCCGCCCGGTCCTTGGCGTATTCCTCGGGGGGGGTGACCTCGGCCAGTGTCAAAGTGCCACCGCGGCACTCCTCCACGCTGTAACCGACCAGTTCGCAGTAGGCGTCGTTGGCGTCGGTGATGAAGCCGTCCCGGTTCCAGAAAAAGATCGCCACCAGGCTCGACTCGTACAGCCAGCGGAACCTGGTCTCGCTGGCCCGCAGTTTTTCCTGGGTTTCGCGCAGGTCGTTGATGTCTGTGGCCGTGCCGTACCACTTGACCACCCTCCCCTCCTCGTCACGCTGGGGAAGCGCCCGGCTCAGGTGCCAGCGGTAGCCATCATCGCGGCATGTGATGCGTTGCTCGATCTGATAGGTTTCGCCTGTGTCGATGGAGTGCCGCCATGCAAGTGCTGTCCGCTGCCGGTCCTCCGGGTGGATGCAGTCGCTGATCAGCAGGTCCGGATCGCCCATGATCTGGGCCAGTATCCCGCGCTCCACGCCGGTGTAGTTCTCAAAGTGGGCGTTGAGATAGTCGAGCCTGCCGTCCGGGTTCGCCGTCCAGACGATCTGCGGCATGGAGTCCGCCAGGTTACGGAAGCGCTGTACCGACCGGCGCAGTTCCTCCTCGATCGCCTTGCGCCCGGTCACGTCGAAGATGACTCCGATGAAACGGCAGGACGCGTCGTCGCACCAGAAACGGCCAAGCACGTTCACCCAGACCAGCTCTTGGTCGTCAGCCCTGACGATGCGGTGCTCGGAGCAGAACAGGTCGCGTTGCTTGCGGGCGCGGTCGAGTTCTGCCAGCACAAGGTCCCTGTCGGCGGTATGGATCCTCTCGAGCCACATGGAAATCGTAGCCGGCCCGTTCTGCTCCTGCGGCGCGGGATACCCCAGCACCAGGTAATGGCGCCGCGACCACACACCGTTCCCGCTGGCAACATCCATGTCGCAGGAGCCCATCTCCGCGGCGTCCAGCGCAAGCTTTAGACGCTCCTCGCTCTCACGTAGCGCCCTGGCGGCGCCCCTGCTCTCGGTGATGTCGTTGAAGGTGATGAGTCCGGATATGATCGCGCCGGATATGTCGCGCAGAGGGGTCGCGTTGACGTTGATGAAACCGCGGGTACCGTCGCCGCGTTCTATCTGGTACTCCTCGCCGAATACGGTCTCGCCTTGCCGGATGGCACGGGTCAGCGGGTATCGCTCAAGGGGCAACGGCTTCCCGTCCAGGGTGCAGATTTTCCAGCGGGGGGACTCGTCGGTGCCGGCCACATAGTCATCCGCTTCACGGAAAATAACCCGGGTCAATTCGTTTTGGTAGACCACCTTGCCCGAGGGTGCCTCTGCGATCAGCACACCTACAGGAAGCTGTTCGACCACCGCCTCGAACCGTGCCTGCTGGAAGGCGAGCTGGTTCTGCATGTTCTCCCGTTCGGCCTCGGATGCCTTGCGCTGGGAGATGTCGCGGGCGATGACCTGGATGGCGGGAACGCCCTGGTAATCGATCCTGGTCGAGGAGCTTTCGATGAAGAGTTCATCCCCGTCCAGACGCAGCAGCCTGAACTCCACCGTCGACGGTTCACCTCCCGCCATGACCGCGTCGATGCTCTTGCGCATCGCCTCCCGATCGTCCGGGTGGACCATATCCAGGAAGGTGCGCCCCTGCAACAGGGACAGGTTCTGCGCGCCGTATATGCCGAGGGCCGCGCAGTTGGCATAGAGGAAGACGCCGTCCCGGTGCACAAGGACCGGGTCTGGCGCCATCTCGACCAGGGCCCGGTAGTAGCGCTGGCTCTCGCGCAGCAGCCGCTCCTTCTGGACCTGTTGTGCGTTTTCACGTGCGATGACCGATATGCCGGTGAGGACCCCGTGCGGGTCGAGGATGGGCGAAAGGGTGAGGGAGACCTGGACCTCGCGCCCCCCCTTCGCCAGGCGCACGGTCTCAAGGTTCCTGATTTTGTCTCCATTCAGCACTTGTTGCGTGATCTGTTCCAGCTCTTCGAGGCGCTCCTGCGGCACCAGCATCCTGATGTTGCGCCCCACGGTTTCCTCGGCGCTGTAGCCGTAGAGGCTCTCGGCAGCCTGATTCCAGCTGGTGATGGTCCCGTCGGGAGTCTTGCTGAGGATGGCGTCGTTGGACGAATCGACGATGGCCGCCAGATGGGCCATGGCGTCCTCTTTGTCGGCTGCCTGTATTGCCCCTGTTTTTCGTGTCATGACGCCTCGCAAGCGTTCACGCCTCCTTGAGGTAGGACCCCGACTCGGGGTTGGGCTCCAGGGTGAAGTAGAAGGTCGCCCCCTGCCCCACCGCCCCCTCGGCCCACAAGCGTCCCCCGTGCCTGAGCACGATGCTGTGCGCGACAGCGAGCCCTATCCCGGTCCCTGACCAGTCGAACTCCCCCGGCGCGTGGATGGTCTGAAACGGCTGGAAGAGCTTCTCAGCGTACTTCATGTTGAACCCCACCCCGTTGTCGCGAACGAAGTAGGTGCGCACTCCTTCCTGGTCGGTCCAGCCGAACTCGATGCGTCCCCGCTCATTCTTCGAGGTGAATTTCCAGGCGTTGTCGAAGAGATGCCCCAGCGCCTTGCCCAGCAGTTCCGGGTCCCCCTTTACCCTCGCCCCTTCGGCGATGACGAAGTCGACCTTCCGGTCGGGCGCGTCTGCCGTCAGACGCCGGGCGATCTCGTGCGCCTGCGCGCTCAGGTCGGTCACCTTTATGGTCAGGGCGCAGCGCGCAAGGTGAGTGAGGCTGTTGAAAGCGTCCATGATCTGCTTGATCTGCTGCACCACATTGGCCGAGCGCTCGGCGTACTGGCGGCAATTTGCATGTCCGCACGCGCTACAGTCCTCCAAAAGGGCGGTATAAAAGCCCTCCAGACGCGCCACGGGGGCCCTGAGATCGTGGGAGACGAAATAGCTGAAATTCTCCAGCTCACTCACCGTTGCCTGCAGCAGTGAGGTCCGCTGCAGCACGCGCCGCTCGAGATCCTCCGTGAGCGAGCGGACCTGCTGTTCGGCCTGCTTAAGCTCGGTGACGTCGTGGCAGGTGCCGATAACGCCGGCCACCCCGTCAGGCTCCCGTGCCCATTCCACGTCGAGTCGCACGATGCGCTGCGCCCCTTCCGGCCGCAGTACCCGGACGAACTTGTGCCCCGGTTGACGATGCGGCTCCCGCGCGCCTTGCAGTGAGTCCGACACCTCGTTGCGATCCTCGGGGTGGAACCGTTCCAGGAAAGCCTGGTAGGTTGCCGGGATGGAGCCCGGCTCGAGGCCGCAGATGCGGTACATCTCGTCGGACCAGTCCATGTTTTCGGCATCGAGGTCCCACTGCCAGCTCCCGAGGTGCGCGATGCGCTGTGCCGCGGTGAGCTGGCGCTCGCTCTGGGCCAGGCGTCTGTGCTGTGCGCTGACCAGCTGTTTCAAGGCTATTTGCTCGAGTACCTTGTCGAGCACGCTGAAGAGTTCCTGGTAGTTGAGTGGTTTGAGGACGTAGTGATGCACGCCGATCTCGATAGCGCTCAAAAGGTAGGATGTGTCGCTGTGGGCGGTGACAGCGATGATGAGGACTTCGGGGTTGAGGGCTTTCATCTCTCGGGACATCCGGATGCCGTCCATGACCGGCATGTTGATGTCGGTCATGACGATCTCCGGGGTGTGCTCCCGGTACAGTTGCAGTGCGTCCAGCCCGTTGTCGGCGCTGTAGAGCGTGAGGTTCGGGTAGTTCATCGCCAGCATCCTGGTCACCATCAGGCGGGCGTCCGCCTCGTCCTCGACGTACAGCATGCTGACTTTTGCGTCCTCCGGAGCCTCCTCTTTCATGGAGCCCCCTCGCGGCGCGCCAGGATCGACTTCAGCCGGTCCACCGTCATCGGCTTGTAGATGTAATCCACGACGCCGAGCTCCCAGCACTTCTGCTGGTCCGTTTCGTTGTCCGAGGAGGTGAGTATGGCCACGGCGAGTTCGTGCAGCCTGGCACTCTCCCGGATCCCCCGCAACAGGTCGAGGCCGCTTATCTTGGGGAGTTTCAGGTCCAGAAGCACCAGCTTGATCTGGCGATAGGTGTCTTCCCGCTCCATGCGCTTTAGCAGCTCGTCGGCCTCTTCGCCGTCGCGCGCGGTAAGGAGCTGGTCCTCGCACGCCTTGCCGATAATGCGGCTGGCGAGGAAAAGGTCGTCGGGGTTGTCTTCGATCAGCAGGATGTAGGATGGTGCCATGGGCTACTCCGCGCCGCCGGCAGGTGAGCCGAAGGCCGAAAAAAGGCCGAGCGTTCAAGCGTTTCTGCGTCTGCTCGGCCTGCCTGCTGCGTGCCAGGGTTAAAGCGTGGGGTTTGGCACATTAACAGTCGCTTATTCTAGCCTGCTCCACCGTCTTGTCAATCGGGGGGCCTTCGCGGATACTACGATCC
Encoded here:
- a CDS encoding PAS domain-containing sensor histidine kinase, with the protein product MTRKTGAIQAADKEDAMAHLAAIVDSSNDAILSKTPDGTITSWNQAAESLYGYSAEETVGRNIRMLVPQERLEELEQITQQVLNGDKIRNLETVRLAKGGREVQVSLTLSPILDPHGVLTGISVIARENAQQVQKERLLRESQRYYRALVEMAPDPVLVHRDGVFLYANCAALGIYGAQNLSLLQGRTFLDMVHPDDREAMRKSIDAVMAGGEPSTVEFRLLRLDGDELFIESSSTRIDYQGVPAIQVIARDISQRKASEAERENMQNQLAFQQARFEAVVEQLPVGVLIAEAPSGKVVYQNELTRVIFREADDYVAGTDESPRWKICTLDGKPLPLERYPLTRAIRQGETVFGEEYQIERGDGTRGFINVNATPLRDISGAIISGLITFNDITESRGAARALRESEERLKLALDAAEMGSCDMDVASGNGVWSRRHYLVLGYPAPQEQNGPATISMWLERIHTADRDLVLAELDRARKQRDLFCSEHRIVRADDQELVWVNVLGRFWCDDASCRFIGVIFDVTGRKAIEEELRRSVQRFRNLADSMPQIVWTANPDGRLDYLNAHFENYTGVERGILAQIMGDPDLLISDCIHPEDRQRTALAWRHSIDTGETYQIEQRITCRDDGYRWHLSRALPQRDEEGRVVKWYGTATDINDLRETQEKLRASETRFRWLYESSLVAIFFWNRDGFITDANDAYCELVGYSVEECRGGTLTLAEVTPPEEYAKDRAAMDETITRGISRTYEKVFIKQDTKERVAALTAIARMAESAAEGIGFAVDLTDLKRTEQALKQSETRLKLAIEATGLGIFDVDLQSGKGDWSPIAKQHYGLGAESPVDLAGVLQAVHPEDRDRLEQIVKDARSTDGAGLYSAEYRVIRPDGKVHWLSMRARVSYDEYGAPARLIGACLNITDAVLAQEALREEMTERVRAVEELRRQEQLLIRQGRLAAMGEMIGNIAHQWRQPLNTLGLIVQELPSYYEQGLFTKQYLESSVDRAMQVINYMSQTIDGFRNFFGPEKNKQKFLAGAILEQTLAILQAAFAAARIEFDVQADPEAEIFGSPNEYSQVLVNILMNAKDALLERKVDNPRIVIRLKREGGRTLLWIEDNAGGIPADIIEKVFDPYFTTKGPDKGTGIGLFMSKTIVEKNMKGSLSVCNTGHGARFRIEV
- a CDS encoding sensor histidine kinase; amino-acid sequence: MKEEAPEDAKVSMLYVEDEADARLMVTRMLAMNYPNLTLYSADNGLDALQLYREHTPEIVMTDINMPVMDGIRMSREMKALNPEVLIIAVTAHSDTSYLLSAIEIGVHHYVLKPLNYQELFSVLDKVLEQIALKQLVSAQHRRLAQSERQLTAAQRIAHLGSWQWDLDAENMDWSDEMYRICGLEPGSIPATYQAFLERFHPEDRNEVSDSLQGAREPHRQPGHKFVRVLRPEGAQRIVRLDVEWAREPDGVAGVIGTCHDVTELKQAEQQVRSLTEDLERRVLQRTSLLQATVSELENFSYFVSHDLRAPVARLEGFYTALLEDCSACGHANCRQYAERSANVVQQIKQIMDAFNSLTHLARCALTIKVTDLSAQAHEIARRLTADAPDRKVDFVIAEGARVKGDPELLGKALGHLFDNAWKFTSKNERGRIEFGWTDQEGVRTYFVRDNGVGFNMKYAEKLFQPFQTIHAPGEFDWSGTGIGLAVAHSIVLRHGGRLWAEGAVGQGATFYFTLEPNPESGSYLKEA
- a CDS encoding response regulator, which translates into the protein MAPSYILLIEDNPDDLFLASRIIGKACEDQLLTARDGEEADELLKRMEREDTYRQIKLVLLDLKLPKISGLDLLRGIRESARLHELAVAILTSSDNETDQQKCWELGVVDYIYKPMTVDRLKSILARREGAP